In a genomic window of Procambarus clarkii isolate CNS0578487 chromosome 10, FALCON_Pclarkii_2.0, whole genome shotgun sequence:
- the LOC123747888 gene encoding cell surface glycoprotein 1-like has product MQPQIPAIRRPTVGTVQPQPSDGTVHPQPSDGNVQPQPSDGTVQPQPSDGTVQPQPSDGTVHPQPSDGTVHPQPSDGNVQPQPSDGTVQPQPSDGTVQPQPSDGTVQPQPSDGTVHPQPSDGTVQPHPSDGTVHPQPSDGNVQPQPSDGIVQPQPSDSTVKPQPSDGTVQPQPSDPQMAPSSPSPQILRWHRPAPALRSSDGTVQPQPSDGTVQAQPSDGTVQPQPSDGTAFLQSQKLQILYSA; this is encoded by the exons ATGCAGCCACAAATACCAGCTATTCGTCGACCTACG GTAGGAACCGTCCAGCCCCAGCCCTCAGATGGCACCGTCCACCCCCAGCCCTCAGATGGCAACGTCCAGCCCCAGCCCTCAGATGGCACCGTCCAGCCCCAGCCCTCAGATGGCACCGTCCAGCCCCAGCCCTCAGATGGCACCGTCCACCCCCAGCCCTCAGATGGCACCGTCCACCCCCAGCCCTCAGATGGCAACGTCCAGCCCCAGCCCTCAGATGGCACCGTCCAGCCCCAGCCCTCAGATGGCACCGTCCAGCCCCAGCCCTCAGATGGCACCGTCCAGCCCCAGCCCTCAGATGGCACCGTCCACCCCCAGCCCTCAGATGGCACCGTCCAGCCCCACCCCTCAGATGGCACCGTCCACCCCCAGCCCTCAGATGGCAACGTCCAGCCCCAGCCCTCAGATGGCATCGTCCAGCCCCAGCCCTCAGATAGCACCGTAAAGCCCCAGCCCTCAGATGGCACCGTCCAGCCCCAGCCCTCAGATCCTCAGATGGCACCGTCCAGCCCCAGCCCTCAGATCCTCAGATGGCACCGTCCAGCCCCAGCCCTCAGATCCTCAGATGGCACCGTCCAGCCCCAGCCCTCAGATGGCACCGTCCAGGCCCAGCCCTCAGATGGCACCGTCCAGCCCCAGCCCTCAGATGGCACCGCCTTCCTCCAGTCCCAAAAATTGCAGATTTTGTACTCCGCCTGA